The Triticum aestivum cultivar Chinese Spring chromosome 7B, IWGSC CS RefSeq v2.1, whole genome shotgun sequence genome window below encodes:
- the LOC123160586 gene encoding uncharacterized protein, whose protein sequence is MHGWVLPRFPPSVRFDAALEEALSCSPAQGAGFARQGSLLSKGQATATGDTVCHNTRIFNLYTGKSPWNNPAALELGPPPAGHLSIGLVLLRLDPSAPSPYPRRSSRIRYPDHQPRAASCLSYGREEDDREERPLIRRLGRLGARPASGRHLSVSLALLRHDPSAPPPDPPPRPPTKHRPFPFLRSWVEYSKR, encoded by the exons ATGCACGGCTGGGTCCTGCCGCGATTCCCGCCGTCCGTGCGCTTCGATGCTGCGCTGGAGGAGGCGCTGTCGTGCTCGCCTGCGCAAGGTGCGGGCTTTGCAAGGCAGGGCTCGCTGCTCTCCAAGGGGCAGGCGACAGCCACTGGTGACACCGTGTGTCACAACACACGTATTTTCAACTTGTACACTG GGAAGTCACCATGGAACAaccccgccgccttggagctcggcCCGCCTCCGGCCGGCCACCTCTCCATCGGCCTCGTGCTCCTCCGCCTCGATCCGTCCGCCCCATCGCCATAtccgcgccggagcagccggatccGCTACCCAGACCACCAACCAAGAGCCGCCTCTTGCCTGTCCTACGGTCGAGAGGAGGACGACCGAGAGGAGCGCCCATTGATCCGCCGCCTGGGCCGCCTTGGAGCACGCCCTGCCTCCGGCCGCCACCTCTCCGTCAGCCTCGCGCTACTCCGACATGATCCGTCTGCCccaccgccggatccgccgcccagACCACCAACCAAGCATCGGCCCTTCCCTTTCCTGCGGTCGTGGGTTGAATACTCCAAACGATAG
- the LOC123161701 gene encoding cytochrome P450 89A2-like: MELLGVLMCLLAVPVMAFLRSYGRRARARLVVHKIGDPAVAHRALIDNADDFSNRPAGIFPVSLATWENGEPNENITTVRYGPHWSALRCNLTAGILHPTRLASLAPLRQEAAQALVAEFSGASGRDREVTLRGHITAAVFPLVARLCFGDGVDGGHVRAMGSMVRDFLAAAGELNRRFDGSMLSKIVNWRALRHVTGLIERQAELYRPLIEARRRSRSPLCGGIVHPYVDSLLDLRVPDDDAAAGDGHGLRELRDGEVVGLVLEFLAAGMGSVSACVEWTLAHLIDRLEVQDKLRREIDGAADATLSSKTLRTGMPYLNAVVLESLRMHPPMPVLMRAAHGEGAKVVPVTRATTVPAEGLRVMFSLGDIGRDGKTWTDPDEFLPERFLPGGEAEDVGPMPGRKEIRMMPFGAGHRHCPGMSMGMLHIKCFVAALVREFEWAPSAEDRGGGIDMTELDGFSKLMKKPLTACVTRRT, encoded by the coding sequence ATGGAACTCCTTGGCGTGCTCATGTGTCTCCTAGCCGTGCCCGTAATGGCCTTCCTGCGAAGCTACGGTAGGCGGGCACGTGCTCGCCTCGTCGTTCACAAGATCGGCGACCCTGCCGTTGCCCACCGCGCGCTCATCGACAACGCCGACGACTTCTCGAACCGGCCGGCCGGGATCTTCCCCGTATCCCTAGCCACCTGGGAAAACGGCGAGCCGAACGAGAACATAACCACGGTGAGGTACGGCCCGCACTGGTCAGCGCTCCGCTGCAACCTCACCGCCGGGATCCTGCACCCCACGCGCCTGGCTTCTCTCGCCCCGCTGCGGCAGGAGGCCGCCCAGGCGCTCGTGGCGGAGTTCTCTGGCGCCAGCGGCCGTGACCGTGAGGTGACCCTCCGCGGCCACATCACCGCTGCCGTGTTCCCGCTGGTGGCGCGCCTGTGCTTCGGcgatggcgtcgacggcggccacgTGCGCGCCATGGGGAGCATGGTGCGGGATTTCCTAGCCGCCGCGGGGGAGCTCAACCGCAGATTCGACGGCTCCATGCTCTCCAAGATCGTGAACTGGAGGGCGCTTCGCCACGTCACCGGCTTGATCGAGCGGCAGGCCGAGCTGTACCGCCCGCTGATCGAGGCGAGGAGGCGGTCACGATCTCCCCTCTGCGGCGGCATTGTCCATCCTTACGTCGACTCACTCCTCGATCTCCGCGTACCCGATGATGATGCAGCCGCCGGCGACGGCCATGGCCTGCGCGAGCTCCGAGACGGCGAGGTGGTAGGTCTCGTTCTAGAGTTCCTTGCCGCGGGCATGGGCTCCGTGTCGGCCTGCGTCGAGTGGACCCTCGCCCACCTCATCGACCGGCTGGAGGTGCAGGACAAGCTACGCCGTGAGATCGATGGCGCGGCTGACGCCACGCTTTCCAGCAAAACCCTTCGCACCGGCATGCCGTACCTGAACGCCGTGGTGTTGGAGAGCCTCCGGATGCACCCGCCGATGCCGGTCCTCATGCGCGCCGCGCATGGCGAGGGTGCCAAAGTAGTGCCTGTCACAAGGGCCACCACCGTGCCGGCCGAGGGCCTGAGGGTGATGTTCAGCTTAGGCGACATCGGAAGAGATGGGAAGACGTGGACCGACCCTGACGAGTTCCTGCCAGAGCGATTCCTCCccggaggcgaggcggaggacgttgGCCCGATGCCGGGCCGGAAAGAGATCAGGATGATGCCGTTTGGCGCGGGACATAGGCACTGCCCCGGCATGAGCATGGGGATGTTGCACATCAAGTGCTTCGTGGCGGCACTCGTGCGTGAGTTTGAATGGGCACCATCGGCGGAGGACCGCGGCGGCGGCATTGACATGACGGAGCTGGATGGGTTCTCCAAGCTGATGAAGAAGCCCCTTACCGCTTGCGTCACGCGACGTACATAA